The Rattus rattus isolate New Zealand chromosome 1, Rrattus_CSIRO_v1, whole genome shotgun sequence genome includes a region encoding these proteins:
- the LOC116887979 gene encoding interferon alpha-1-like, whose translation MAKLCAFLVVLAVMNYWSTCCLGCDLPHTHNLRNKRAFTLLAQMRRLSPVSCLKDRKDFEFPQEKVDAQQIQKAQAISLLHELTQQILNLFTSKDSSAAWDASLLDSFCNDLQQQLSGLQACQMQQVGVQESPLTQEDSLLAVREYFHRITVYLREKKHSPCAWEVVRAEVWRALSSSANFLRRLS comes from the coding sequence ATGGCTAAGCTCTGTGCTTTCCTAGTGGTCCTGGCGGTGATGAACTACTGGTCAACCTGCTGTCTAGGATGTGACCTGCCTCACACTCACAACCTCAGGAACAAGAGAGCCTTCACACTCCTGGCACAAATGAGGAgactctcccctgtctcctgcctgaAGGACAGAAAGGACTTTGAATTCCCCCAGGAGAAGGTGGATGCCCAGCAGATCCAGAAGGCTCAAGCTATCTCTCTCCTGCATGAGCTGACCCAGCAGATCCTGAACCTCTTCACGTCAAAGGACTCATCTGCTGCTTGGGATGCATCCCTGCTAGACTCATTCTGCAATGACCTCCAGCAGCAGCTGAGTGGTCTGCAAGCCTGTCAGATGCAGCAAGTGGGGGTGCAGGAATCTCCCCTGACCCAGGAAGACTCCCTGCTGGCTGTGCGGGAATACTTCCACAGGATCACTGTGTacctgagagagaagaaacacagcccCTGTGCCTGGGAGGTGGTCAGAGCAGAAGTCTGGAGAGCCCTGTCTTCCTCAGCCAACTTTCTGAGAAGACTGAGTTAG